A window of the Microvirga terrae genome harbors these coding sequences:
- a CDS encoding ABC transporter ATP-binding protein produces MMLERRPSDLTKNRDVIISVRGVEVGFGERTILKGLDLDVYRGEILGFVGGSGQGKSVLTRAILGLVPKRAGTIQVLGQNLDDLSPEERRQLERHWGVLFQQGALFSALTVKQNIQVPMREYLHLSDRLLDELAMLKIEMVGLNPDAADKLPSELSGGMIKRAALARALALDPEIVFLDEPTSGLDPIGAGEFDDLIATLQRTLGLTVFMVTHDLDSLYSVCDRIAALGEGKILAEGPIEVMLESDHPWLRSYFHGKRARAVMAGGA; encoded by the coding sequence ATGATGCTCGAACGGCGCCCTTCCGACCTGACCAAGAACCGCGACGTGATCATCAGCGTGCGCGGGGTCGAGGTCGGCTTCGGAGAGAGAACGATCCTTAAAGGGCTCGATCTCGACGTCTACCGCGGCGAGATCCTCGGTTTCGTCGGCGGTTCGGGCCAGGGGAAGTCGGTCCTCACGCGGGCCATCCTCGGTCTCGTGCCCAAGCGCGCGGGCACCATCCAGGTGCTGGGTCAGAACCTCGACGACCTGTCTCCCGAGGAGCGCCGCCAGCTCGAGCGGCACTGGGGCGTCCTGTTCCAGCAGGGCGCGCTGTTCTCGGCCCTGACCGTGAAGCAGAACATCCAGGTTCCGATGCGGGAATACCTGCACCTGTCGGACCGCCTGCTCGACGAGCTTGCCATGCTCAAGATCGAGATGGTGGGGTTGAACCCCGACGCGGCCGACAAGCTGCCATCCGAGCTGTCCGGCGGCATGATCAAGCGCGCCGCCCTGGCGAGGGCGCTGGCTCTCGACCCCGAAATCGTTTTCCTCGACGAGCCGACCTCGGGGCTCGACCCCATCGGAGCCGGCGAGTTCGACGACCTGATTGCGACGTTACAGCGGACTTTAGGCCTGACCGTATTCATGGTAACCCATGACCTGGACAGTCTCTATTCGGTCTGCGACCGGATAGCGGCTCTCGGCGAGGGAAAAATTCTCGCGGAGGGTCCCATCGAGGTGATGCTGGAATCGGATCACCCGTGGCTTCGCTCTTATTTTCATGGGAAACGGGCACGCGCGGTCATGGCCGGCGGCGCATAA
- a CDS encoding MlaE family lipid ABC transporter permease subunit codes for MIVAQGTLARKPEVTIDRAGEQTTVRLSGPWTAPHAQTIESLVQEIETDAETFPLTLDLSGVERLDTLGAWTLNRTRHELSGKGQVDFANATPEQKILLDEAAFRDFQGASKPRHSRMVDFLVDVGQSVAGAGRDMVGGVGFLGELISALIRVVVHPRRFRGTAVINQLEQIAYRGVPIIVLISFLVGCIVSQQGIFQLVKFGATPFVIDLIGILVLRELGVLLTSIMVAGRSGSAFTAEIGSMKMREEIDALRVMGLDPIEVLIVPRIMALVIGLPLLTFIASIAALVGGGLTTWVYGDISPDIFLNRLRAAVSLNTFLVGMIKAPFMALVIGIIATLEGLAVEGSAESLGRHVTSSVVKAIFMVIVLDGLFAMFFAAINY; via the coding sequence ATGATCGTGGCGCAGGGCACCTTGGCTCGAAAGCCGGAAGTCACAATCGACCGCGCCGGGGAGCAGACGACGGTCCGACTCTCCGGTCCGTGGACGGCGCCCCATGCCCAGACGATCGAATCCCTGGTCCAGGAGATCGAAACGGACGCGGAAACCTTCCCACTTACCCTTGATCTGAGTGGCGTCGAGCGTCTCGACACCCTCGGCGCCTGGACGCTCAACCGCACACGGCACGAGCTGTCCGGCAAGGGGCAGGTCGATTTCGCCAATGCCACGCCGGAGCAGAAGATCCTGCTGGACGAAGCGGCCTTCCGTGACTTCCAGGGCGCCTCGAAGCCCCGGCATTCCCGGATGGTCGACTTCCTCGTGGATGTCGGTCAGAGCGTCGCGGGTGCCGGCCGGGACATGGTCGGCGGCGTCGGGTTCCTGGGCGAGCTCATCTCCGCGCTAATCCGCGTGGTCGTCCATCCTCGCCGCTTCCGCGGCACGGCGGTCATCAATCAGCTGGAGCAGATCGCCTATCGGGGCGTTCCGATCATCGTGCTGATCTCGTTCCTGGTCGGCTGCATCGTCTCGCAGCAGGGCATCTTCCAGCTCGTGAAGTTCGGCGCGACCCCGTTCGTCATCGACCTCATCGGCATCCTGGTCCTGCGTGAATTGGGCGTCCTCCTGACCTCGATCATGGTTGCGGGCCGCTCCGGATCCGCCTTCACGGCCGAGATCGGTTCCATGAAGATGCGGGAGGAAATCGACGCCCTGCGGGTCATGGGGCTCGATCCCATCGAGGTTCTCATCGTGCCGCGAATCATGGCGCTGGTGATCGGGCTTCCGCTCCTCACCTTTATCGCGTCGATCGCGGCGCTCGTCGGCGGCGGCCTGACCACCTGGGTCTATGGCGACATCAGCCCGGACATCTTCCTGAACCGCCTCCGGGCCGCCGTCAGCCTGAACACCTTCCTGGTCGGCATGATCAAGGCTCCCTTCATGGCGCTGGTGATCGGGATCATCGCCACCCTGGAAGGCCTGGCGGTCGAGGGCTCGGCCGAGTCCCTGGGGCGTCACGTGACGTCCTCCGTGGTGAAGGCCATCTTCATGGTCATCGTGCTCGATGGCCTCTTCGCCATGTTCTTTGCAGCGATAAATTATTGA
- the dgcA gene encoding N-acetyl-D-Glu racemase DgcA, protein MRTLTVSIDRFPIAGTFTIARGSRTEAVVVTATISENGAVGHGECVPYPRYGETVEGVAAAIEAIRPQIEAGLTREALQDLMPPGAARNAVDCALWDLDAKRSGIRAHLTAGLTRWPPATTAYTISLGTPDSMAEAAARAADRPILKVKFGAPDGDIDRIRAVRRAAPQATLIADANEGWTEENLERHLAACADEGYALVEQPLPAKADGHLGRVSRPVPILADESVHDRASLDRLIGLYEVVNIKLDKTGGLTEALALADAAEARGFSLMIGCMVGTSLAMAPALVLAPRARFVDLDGPLLLAKDREPGLRYEGSIVYPPEPALWG, encoded by the coding sequence ATGCGCACCCTCACCGTTTCCATCGACCGTTTCCCCATCGCCGGAACATTCACGATCGCCCGCGGCTCCCGCACGGAAGCCGTGGTGGTTACCGCGACGATCTCCGAGAATGGGGCGGTCGGCCATGGGGAATGCGTGCCCTACCCCCGCTACGGTGAGACGGTCGAGGGTGTGGCGGCGGCCATCGAAGCCATCCGGCCGCAGATCGAGGCGGGACTGACCCGGGAGGCGCTGCAGGATCTCATGCCGCCCGGCGCGGCTCGCAACGCGGTCGATTGCGCTCTGTGGGACCTGGACGCGAAGCGCTCCGGAATCCGCGCCCACCTGACCGCCGGGCTGACCCGCTGGCCGCCCGCGACCACGGCCTACACGATCAGCCTCGGCACGCCGGACAGCATGGCGGAAGCCGCCGCCAGGGCGGCCGACCGGCCGATTCTCAAGGTGAAGTTCGGCGCCCCCGACGGCGATATCGACCGGATCAGGGCCGTCCGCCGGGCGGCGCCCCAGGCGACTCTGATCGCCGACGCCAACGAGGGCTGGACCGAGGAGAACCTGGAGCGCCACCTCGCGGCCTGTGCCGACGAGGGCTATGCCCTGGTGGAGCAGCCCCTCCCGGCCAAGGCCGACGGGCATCTCGGCCGAGTCTCGCGCCCCGTCCCGATCCTGGCCGACGAGAGCGTCCATGACCGGGCGAGCCTCGACCGGCTCATCGGCCTCTACGAGGTCGTCAACATCAAGCTCGACAAGACCGGCGGCCTGACCGAGGCCCTGGCGCTGGCCGATGCCGCGGAGGCCAGGGGCTTCTCGCTCATGATCGGCTGCATGGTCGGTACCTCGCTTGCCATGGCGCCAGCCCTGGTTCTCGCGCCGCGCGCCCGCTTCGTCGATCTCGACGGCCCTCTCCTCCTCGCGAAGGACCGGGAGCCGGGCCTGCGCTACGAGGGCAGCATCGTCTATCCGCCGGAGCCGGCTCTCTGGGGCTGA